The Lysobacterales bacterium sequence CGGTTCGTTGCAGGAGCAATCGGATGCCCTCTTCGCGCTCGATGCGCGGCACCGCGGTCTCGAACTTGGCGACGGCGTCCCATGAGCCAACCAGCAGCAGGTTGATGGCGACGTCGTCGCCGAGGGTCGACAATCGGGATTCGAGGAGATGGCAGCCGCTCTCGCCGACGCGACGGGTGAGGAGCAGCAGGGGCGATTTCTTCTGCGGGGCCACCGCAATGACGACCAGATAGTTTTCGTTCGATGTCGGTCGCGCCACGGAGTGCTCGTGTGGGCTGAATGGATGGCTGCAGAATACTTGTCGCTCTCGGGACCCGCAAGTAACATGGCAGCGTTCCTGGTGAATCCCTCCGATGCAACTTCACGGCAGCATTTGCGCGCTGGTCACGCCCTTCGACGCGCGCGAGCAGCTCGATTTCCCTGCGCTCGACCGATTGCTCGACTGGCATCTCGCGAGCGGCACGCATGGGCTTGTCCTCGCCGGGTCCACCGGCGAAGCGGCCTTGCTCGACGACGACGAGTATCGGGCGCTGATCGGTCATGCAGTCGCCCGCATCGGTGGGCGCATCCCGCTGATTGCCGGTGTGGGCTCGCCGAGCACACGCAGGACGCTTGCGCTGACGCGCATCGCCGCGGATGCTGGCGCTGAAGCGGTGCTCGCGGTTACGCCCTACTACGTGCGCCCGCCGCAGCATGGGCTGCTCGCTCACTACCTGCATCTTGCGGTCGAGTCGCCGCTGCCGATCATCCTGTACAACGTGCCCGGGCGTACCGGCTGCGATCTGCAACCGGAAACCGTGGCCGCGCTGTGCGCACACCCGCGCATCATCGGGGTCAAGGAAGCATTGGCCGAGCCGGAACGCATGGCCGCGCTGCTCAAGCTGCAGTCGCCGGGTTTCGCCGTGCTTAGCGGCGACGACCCGACCGCGCTGGGTGCAATGCTCGCGGGAGCCCGCGGCACGATCTCGGTTGCGGCCAATGTCGGGCCGCGCTTGTTCGCGATCCTGTGCGAACGCGCCCTGTCGGCCAATGCGGCCACGCAGATGACCGCCGCGGCGCTGGATGCGCAGCTATCCGATCTGTACCGGGTGCTTGCTCTCGAGTCGAATCCGATTCCGGCGAAGTGGGCCCTGCATCGACTCGGATACCTGCAGCCGCTGCACCGCTTGCCGTTGACGCCGTTGTCGGCGCAGCACCATGCCACGATTGATCAATGTCTCGCGACGCTCGCATCGCTCGATGCGAACCTCGTGAGTTGAGGAGTACGTTCGATGTCGAGTCCCAATGTTCGTTGGCTGCCGCTGATTCCGGCGCTGGTTTTTTTCTCTGGCTGCGGGCTGTTCGGCCGGGGCGGCTTACACGAGGCCTATCTCGATGCCGAGAATGGCAAGACGTTGCAGGTGCCGAATGCGCTCGATGCGCCGGATCGGCGCCAGTCGATGATGGTGCCAGATGCTGCGGGCGAGGCCGGCTCTGTGTCCGAAGCGCCACTCGCGGGCTTGCCGCTGGATGCGGACGATCCGCAGAGTCGGCTGAAGATGCGTATGCCGCCGGACGCCGCGTTCGCCAAGGTGGTCGAGGCCCTGACCCAGGCCAAGATCGCGAAACTGGGGGAGGTGGATGCAACGGAACACCGCATCACGCTCGGCTTTGACGTCACCGAAGAGCGCAAACGCTGGTGGTGGAAGGACGGTACGCGGGTGAATACGATCCTGCGCGTTGCGCATGTGGTCGACGACCCGGTCGGCGCGCGCGTGATCATCGAGGAAGAGGACGATGGTCTGCGCATCGACGACGAATACGCCCAGCGCGTGCTGTCGGCGCTGCGCGATCGCATCCAGTGGGAATGAGTGCTGCCGGCGCGGGAGTGCCGGCGGACTTCAGCGGATCAGATCTTTCAACTTGCCCTGCTGGCCGTCGAACGTGGCGGCCTCCGGCAGCGGTTCGCGACGCTGGGTGAGTACTGGCCACACCCGCGACAGCTCGGCATTGAGCGGCGTGAAGTGCTCCTGGCCGGCGGGCACATCATCTTCGGGAAAGATGGCTTTGGCCGGGCACTCGGGCTCGCACAGGGTGCAGTCGATGCACTCGTCCGGGTCGATCACCAGGAAGTTCGGGCCTTCATGAAAGCAATCGACCGGGCAGACTTCCACGCAGTCGGTGTACTTGCACTTGATGCAGTTCTCGGTGACGACAAAAGGCATGGACTGGACCCGGTTGGTACTCCCAAGGGGAATCGAACCCCTGTTTTCGCCGTGAGAGGGCGACGTCCTGGACCGCTAGACGATGGGAGCGCGGCTTGAGGCCACTTTGCGGAGCGCCGTAGTATAGCGGCGACCACACCGATCTCAAGGCTTCTTGGGCCATAATGCGCGGCGGCTCGCGGCCCCCTCGGCCCGCACACAATCTCAGCGGCTGCCGCCGGCAGTCATCAGGACACCATGGATTTTCTCGAAACCTCCGATCCCGCGGACGTGCGCAAGCGCGTCGCTGCGCAACTGCGCGTCGTCGCGCGCGCCGACCATTGCATCTCGCGCCAGTACATCAGCCCGAATGCGCTGCGCGTGCTGTACCGCCTGCGCGATGCCGGCTTCGATGCCGGTCTGGTAGGCGGCGCGGTACGCGACCTGCTGCTCGGCAACCGGCCCAAGGACTTCGACGTCGCAACCAACGCCACACCCGAGCAGGTGAAGGCGTTGTTTCGCAACTGTCGGCTGATCGGCCGGCGCTTCCGGTTGGCGCACGTGCACTACGGCGACGAGATCATCGAAGTATCGACGTTTCGCGGCATCAGCGACGACGGGTCTGGCGACCGCGAAATGGTCGACGGCCGACTGACCCGCGACAACGTGTACGGCAGCATCGAGGAAGACGCGGTGCGCCGCGATTTCACCGTGAACGCGTTGTACTACGCGATCGATGATTTCTCGGTGCGCGACTATGTCGGTGGCTTCGAGGATGTGCAGCGGCGCGTGTTGCGATTGATCGGCGATGTCGAACGACGCTTCCGCGAAGACCCGGTGCGGACGCTGCGGGCGGTGCGCTTCGCGGCCAAGCTCGGATTCGTCGTTGCCGACGATGTTGCCGTCGGCATCCGCGAATATGGGCCGCTGCTGGTCGATGCGCCGCCGGCACGGCTGTTCGACGAGATGCTGAAACTGTTCCTGGCCGGGCATGCGCTGTCCGGTTTCCGCGAGATGGAGCGCTACGGGTTGTTCGCGGTGCTGTTTCCGGAGTCATCGCTGGCAATCCACAAGGACCCGCGCGGGCGCGCTCTGATCGAAGCTGCCTTGGCCAGTACCGATGCGCGCATCGCGCTCGGCAAGCCGGTGACGCCGGCGTTTCTGTTCGCGGCGCTGCTGTGGCCCGCAGTCGAGTACCGTGCGGCGGCTCTGGCCGAGCGCGGACACGGCGATGCCGAAATCGATGCCTCTGCGCAGATCGTCGCCGAGCAGGCACTGCGCATCGCGCTGCCGAAGCGGTTCTCGTTGCCGATGCAGGAAATCTGGGACCTGCAGCCGCGTTTCCTGAACAACCAGCGCAAGCGTGTGCAGCGCCTGCTCGCGCACCCGCGATTCCGCGCGGCCTTCGATTTTCTGTTGCTGCGCGCCAGCGCGCATGCCGAGTTGGCCGATTTGGCGGCGCGTTGGGAGCAGGCGCAGCGCGATGGTCCGGACGCGGTGCTGGCCGGGCTGCCGCCCGCGCCCGAGCGCGGAGCAGCAACCGACGCGCCGGCACGCAAGAAGCGTCGCCGCCGGCGCAAGCCGGGCGCGGCGGCAGCGGCTACGGAGTGAGCAGCAACGACGTTGCACGCGCTTTCGTCGCGCTAGGTGCCAATCTTGACGATCCGGCCGCGCGCCTGCGCGAGGCCATGGCGAGATTGGACGAAGGCCCCTTGGGCCGCGTCGTCGCGCAGTCATCGCTGTATCGCTCGGCACCGGTGGGGAGGCTCGATCAACCGCATTTTGTCAATGCGCTGGTCGAGCTGCGGACCGCACTTTGTCCGCTCGCGTTGATGCGCAGCCTGCTCCAGCTCGAAGTGCTGCTGGGGCGCGTGCGCGGCGAGCGCAATGGTCCGCGTCGAATCGACCTCGACCTGGTGGCCTTCGATGCACGGGTTCTCGCCACGCCCGAGTTGCAGTTGCCGCACCCGCGCGCGCTGGAGCGCGCCTTCGTGATGCTGCCCTGGAGCGACATCGCACCCGACTTCCGCCCGTTCGGCGGCGACGAGGTGCGGGTGCTGGCATCGCGGCTGCTGCCCGCGGATATTCATCGACTCCACGCTTGAGTCTGCGCGTCGGCTCTGCCGATAATCGCGGTCCCCGCAAGGAGCTGCCATGTACGCTGGTTCGACCGAAACACGCAGCCCGCCGATCACGGTGCCGATGCTGCGGCAGTTCAAGCAGGAAGGCCGCAGGATTTGCGCATTGACCGCTTACGACGCGAGCTTCGCCAAGCTCGCGGACGACGCCGATATCGATGTGATCCTGGTCGGCGATTCTCTGGGCATGGTCGTGCATGGCAAGCGCAGCACGCTCTCGGTCAGTGTCGATGACATCGTCTACCACGGTCGAGCCGTTGCGCGTGGATCGAAGCGGGCATTGCGCATCGCCGACATGCCCTACGCCAGTTATCCGGACCCGCGCACTGCGTTCACGCACGCCGCGCGGCTGATCGCCGAGGGCGAGTGCGCGATGGTGAAACTCGAAGGCGCCGGGCAGGTGATCGAGAGCATTCGTTATCTGGTGGAGCGCGAGGTGCCGGTGTGCGCGCACCTCGGGCTGACGCCGCAATCGGTGTTGCGACTGGGTGGCTACAAGGTGCAGGGCCGTGGCGACGCGGCGGCGCAGGCGCTGCGCGACGCAGCGCGCTCGGTGCAGGACGCGGGAGCGGAATTACTGGTGCTGGAGTGCGTGCCGAGCCCGGTCGCGGCCGCGCTGCGCGCCGATCTGGAGATTCCGGTAATCGGCATCGGCGCCGGGCCGCAGTGCGACGGCCAGATCCTGGTCTGCTACGACGTGATCGGGATCAGTTCCGGGCGTCGTCCGCGCTTCGTCAGGAATTTCCTCAGTGGTCGTGACAGCGTACTCGATGCCTTCCGGCAATACGTCGCTGATGTGCGCGCCGGCGGCTTCCCGGCCGCGGAGCACGAATATGCAGAGTGATCTGCAGCGGGCTAGCGATGCGACCGGCTTGCGTGCATGCGTGGCGAAGTGGCGCCTGGCCGGTGCGCGCATCGGCTTGGTGCCGACCATGGGCAACTTGCACGCGGGACACCTCGCGCTTATCGCAGCAGCACGAGCGCGTTGTGATCGCGTGATCGCCAGTGTCTTCGTCAACCCCACCCAGTTTGGGCCGAACGAGGACTACGCCGCGTATCCGCGCACGATCGAGGCGGATGCGCGCGGCTTGGCGGATGCTGGCTGCGACCTGTTGTTCGAGCCCACCGTCTCCGAACTGTATCCGTTTGGTACCGAAGCTTCGGTGCGCGTGCACGTGCCGTTGCTTGGCGATGGTCTGTGTGGCGCGTTCCGGCCCGGACATTTCGATGGAGTAGCGACTGTAGTCAGCAAGCTGTTCCATCTGGTGCAGCCCGACCTCGCGTTTTTCGGACGCAAGGACTTTCAGCAACTGCGCGTGATCGAGCGAATGACGCGCGACCTCCGGCTGCCGATCGAGATTGTCGGGATCGACACCGTGCGCGAAGCCGATGGTCTGGCGATGAGTTCGCGCAATCAATACCTGTCGCCGGACGAGCGCGTGCGCGCAGTCGAGATCCACCGGACGCTCCTGGCGATGCTCGACGCGGTTGGGCAGGGGCGTGACCGGTTGGCGGTTGAAATGGCGGCGCTAGACCGGCTGAGCGAAGCCGGGTTTCGGGTCGATTATGCGGCGATCCGGCGAGCCGAGGATCTTGCCGAGCCGGAGGTGGGCCGGCAGGAGCCCCTGGTTGCGCTGGTAGCTGCACGGCTTGGACGCGCGCGCTTGATCGACAACCTTCTGATCTAGAAGAACATTGCATTTTGTGTTGTGACGAAGCCACAGAGTTGTTGCGTTTCCGCATCACTCTTGGTACATTGCTCGCGCCGAAAGGTCTGATCGCTTGAAATGAGCAATCCCTCTCGGCAGCAGGGCGCATTGTTAGGTAATCGTCACTCCGATTAGACCCTCTCTGGTTTTCAGAGGGGTTTTTGCCTGCCATTCGGGTCGGTCCTGCGACTGCCAGGCAGCGTTCGGAGGCGGCGCAGGCGCTCGGTATACTCGCGCGGATGACTCCAACCAGGGATTCGGTGCCCATGCGTTTCGAGGAAGATGCCGCCCGATTGCGGCGGTCGACGCTGGCATTGCTGGCGCATGATGCCGAGCGCGGCGCCCGCCTGCGCTTGCGTGTGGGGCCGCTGCATGCGGATTTCTCGCGGCAGCTGATTGATTCGGAAGCGCTGGATCGGTTGCTGCGGTTGGCCGACCGGGCCGAACTGCAGCGGATGCGCTCGGAGTTCGCCGCGGGAGAAGCGCTGAACAGCACCGAGGGACGCGCGGCGCTGCATCATTCGCTGCGCGCAGATGTCGGGGATTCGCTGCATGCCGCTGTCGTGGCACATGCGCAGTCGGAGGCAGCGCGTGCGGCCGGCCTGGTGCAGGACTGGGTGGCGCGATTACGCGCCGACGGCTTCGACGACGGCTGCGGCGTGCGCGATGTCGTGAACATCGGCATCGGCGGTTCCGACCTCGGACCGCGCTTGCTCGCCGATGCCATCGGAACCTCTGGCTCCGGTCCGCGCCTGCATTTCGTGTCCAGCATTGATGCGCATCGTGCGGCAGACCTGATCGGCCGTCTGGACCCTGCGCATACCGCGGTCGTTCTGGTGTCGAAGAGCTTCGGCACCGAAGAGACCCTGCTGAATGGAAATCTGTTCATTGACTGGCTGAGCCGCGCGCTCGGCGCCGAGGCGATGCGCGCGCGGGTTTTCGCGGTGACGGCGAATGTGCCGGCGGCGCAGAAGTTCGGGGTCAGTGCAGAGCGCTGCCTGCCGATCTGGGAGTGGGTTGGGGGGCGCTATTCGCTGTGGTCCGCGGTCGGTTTTTCCTTTGCACTGGCCCATGGCATGGATGCGTTCCAGCACTTGCTCGACGGCGCCCGGCAGATGGATCGGCATTTCTTCGATGCGCCGTTCGCACGCAACCTTCCGGTGTTGCGCGGCATGATCGAGCACTGGAATCGGGTTGCGTTGGACCATCGTTCGCGCTGCGTGGTGCCTTACGACGTGCGCTTGGCACTGTTGCCGGCCTACCTGCAGCAATTGGAAATGGAGAGCAACGGCAAGTCGGTGCGCCGCGGCGGCGAGCCGGTCGGGCAGCCGACGGCGCCGGTGGTCTGGGGTGGTGTCGGCACCGATGCGCAGCACGCGTTTTTCCAGGCCCTGCATCAGGGTACGCAGGTGGTGCCGGTCGAGTTCAT is a genomic window containing:
- the panB gene encoding 3-methyl-2-oxobutanoate hydroxymethyltransferase yields the protein MYAGSTETRSPPITVPMLRQFKQEGRRICALTAYDASFAKLADDADIDVILVGDSLGMVVHGKRSTLSVSVDDIVYHGRAVARGSKRALRIADMPYASYPDPRTAFTHAARLIAEGECAMVKLEGAGQVIESIRYLVEREVPVCAHLGLTPQSVLRLGGYKVQGRGDAAAQALRDAARSVQDAGAELLVLECVPSPVAAALRADLEIPVIGIGAGPQCDGQILVCYDVIGISSGRRPRFVRNFLSGRDSVLDAFRQYVADVRAGGFPAAEHEYAE
- a CDS encoding pantoate--beta-alanine ligase; protein product: MQSDLQRASDATGLRACVAKWRLAGARIGLVPTMGNLHAGHLALIAAARARCDRVIASVFVNPTQFGPNEDYAAYPRTIEADARGLADAGCDLLFEPTVSELYPFGTEASVRVHVPLLGDGLCGAFRPGHFDGVATVVSKLFHLVQPDLAFFGRKDFQQLRVIERMTRDLRLPIEIVGIDTVREADGLAMSSRNQYLSPDERVRAVEIHRTLLAMLDAVGQGRDRLAVEMAALDRLSEAGFRVDYAAIRRAEDLAEPEVGRQEPLVALVAARLGRARLIDNLLI
- the pcnB gene encoding polynucleotide adenylyltransferase PcnB — encoded protein: MDFLETSDPADVRKRVAAQLRVVARADHCISRQYISPNALRVLYRLRDAGFDAGLVGGAVRDLLLGNRPKDFDVATNATPEQVKALFRNCRLIGRRFRLAHVHYGDEIIEVSTFRGISDDGSGDREMVDGRLTRDNVYGSIEEDAVRRDFTVNALYYAIDDFSVRDYVGGFEDVQRRVLRLIGDVERRFREDPVRTLRAVRFAAKLGFVVADDVAVGIREYGPLLVDAPPARLFDEMLKLFLAGHALSGFREMERYGLFAVLFPESSLAIHKDPRGRALIEAALASTDARIALGKPVTPAFLFAALLWPAVEYRAAALAERGHGDAEIDASAQIVAEQALRIALPKRFSLPMQEIWDLQPRFLNNQRKRVQRLLAHPRFRAAFDFLLLRASAHAELADLAARWEQAQRDGPDAVLAGLPPAPERGAATDAPARKKRRRRRKPGAAAAATE
- a CDS encoding ferredoxin family protein, which codes for MPFVVTENCIKCKYTDCVEVCPVDCFHEGPNFLVIDPDECIDCTLCEPECPAKAIFPEDDVPAGQEHFTPLNAELSRVWPVLTQRREPLPEAATFDGQQGKLKDLIR
- the folK gene encoding 2-amino-4-hydroxy-6-hydroxymethyldihydropteridine diphosphokinase produces the protein MSSNDVARAFVALGANLDDPAARLREAMARLDEGPLGRVVAQSSLYRSAPVGRLDQPHFVNALVELRTALCPLALMRSLLQLEVLLGRVRGERNGPRRIDLDLVAFDARVLATPELQLPHPRALERAFVMLPWSDIAPDFRPFGGDEVRVLASRLLPADIHRLHA
- a CDS encoding 4-hydroxy-tetrahydrodipicolinate synthase, producing the protein MQLHGSICALVTPFDAREQLDFPALDRLLDWHLASGTHGLVLAGSTGEAALLDDDEYRALIGHAVARIGGRIPLIAGVGSPSTRRTLALTRIAADAGAEAVLAVTPYYVRPPQHGLLAHYLHLAVESPLPIILYNVPGRTGCDLQPETVAALCAHPRIIGVKEALAEPERMAALLKLQSPGFAVLSGDDPTALGAMLAGARGTISVAANVGPRLFAILCERALSANAATQMTAAALDAQLSDLYRVLALESNPIPAKWALHRLGYLQPLHRLPLTPLSAQHHATIDQCLATLASLDANLVS